In Luteolibacter rhizosphaerae, the following proteins share a genomic window:
- a CDS encoding type II toxin-antitoxin system VapC family toxin — MIFDTDIFIWAQRGNAAAAKLIDQAPRRFISAFSWMEFLQCSRNASELRLSKKFLLDLDFETLPITPEASHRAMVYVEQFSLSHNLRAGDALIAATAVEWQLPLATSNAKHFKVIPSLDLKVFKPR, encoded by the coding sequence ATGATATTTGACACCGATATCTTCATCTGGGCCCAGCGCGGCAATGCCGCGGCAGCGAAGCTAATCGATCAAGCGCCCCGGAGATTCATTTCCGCATTCTCGTGGATGGAGTTTCTCCAGTGCTCCCGGAATGCATCCGAACTCCGGCTCTCCAAAAAATTCCTTCTCGATCTGGACTTCGAAACGTTGCCGATAACCCCGGAGGCAAGTCATAGAGCCATGGTCTATGTGGAACAATTCTCCCTCTCCCACAATTTGCGAGCAGGAGACGCCTTGATCGCCGCGACCGCCGTCGAGTGGCAGCTCCCTCTTGCCACTTCCAACGCGAAGCACTTCAAGGTCATTCCATCTTTGGACCTTAAGGTATTTAAACCTCGTTAG
- a CDS encoding MATE family efflux transporter has translation MAKPGLSAEASQRAVPEVRLAGRLADLSLGKQIWVLAFWPLLEQVLAFCVGFTDLIIAGRIGDGSDRVAILDAMGLGGYVGWFFNILQGAVATGVMALVSRATGARDTPLARLGLGQGLWLGIAAGLLSLLALHLGIPALIQGVGLKPEAAAHAEKFLRILAISGPFSGAMFAINAALRGSGDTRTPFIGMCVVNLVNMAVSSLLALGPAPYGGHGVGGIATGTVIGWASGLLTVSLLLARKSGALSWTLAGLRPHWETMKRIIRIGAPQSFEIAFMWGIHAYGIHVIATLPGEGNLGAHILAIRVESMSFLPGWAIATAGAALVGQYLGAGSKEMATRAVRLCWKVAATLMGAIGIIFIFERDPLIAFMAPDSPELLKIASPLVLICAAAQPFFATCIILKTSMRGAGATNIVMRWSFGSMIFYRIGMLWLFKNEPWFDLRTVWIVFSLDLFTQALVFAWVHFRGKWLDAKV, from the coding sequence ATGGCAAAACCCGGATTAAGTGCGGAAGCGAGCCAACGAGCGGTTCCCGAAGTGAGGCTGGCAGGCCGTCTAGCCGATCTCTCGCTGGGGAAACAGATCTGGGTGCTCGCCTTCTGGCCACTCCTTGAGCAAGTCCTCGCCTTCTGCGTCGGCTTCACCGACCTGATCATCGCCGGCCGCATCGGCGATGGCAGCGACCGCGTGGCGATTCTCGATGCGATGGGCCTCGGGGGCTACGTCGGCTGGTTCTTCAATATCCTTCAGGGAGCCGTGGCCACCGGCGTCATGGCCCTGGTCTCCCGCGCCACCGGGGCCCGGGATACTCCCCTCGCCCGCCTCGGCTTGGGCCAGGGCCTCTGGCTCGGCATCGCCGCCGGACTGCTTTCCCTGCTCGCCCTCCATCTCGGCATCCCGGCATTGATCCAAGGCGTGGGCCTGAAGCCGGAGGCGGCGGCCCATGCGGAAAAGTTCCTGCGCATTCTCGCGATCTCCGGTCCCTTCAGCGGGGCCATGTTCGCCATCAATGCCGCCCTGCGCGGATCCGGCGATACCCGCACGCCCTTCATCGGCATGTGCGTGGTGAATCTGGTGAACATGGCCGTCTCCAGCCTGCTCGCCCTTGGCCCCGCCCCCTACGGTGGCCACGGGGTCGGCGGCATCGCCACCGGCACGGTCATCGGCTGGGCCTCCGGCCTGCTCACGGTGAGCCTGCTGCTGGCGCGGAAGAGCGGTGCGCTCTCCTGGACGCTCGCCGGGCTCCGGCCGCACTGGGAAACGATGAAGCGGATCATCCGCATCGGTGCGCCGCAGTCCTTCGAGATCGCCTTCATGTGGGGCATCCACGCTTACGGTATCCACGTCATCGCCACCCTGCCGGGCGAGGGCAATCTGGGCGCGCACATCCTGGCCATCCGGGTGGAGTCGATGAGCTTCCTGCCCGGCTGGGCGATCGCCACCGCAGGTGCCGCTCTCGTCGGACAGTATCTCGGTGCCGGGTCCAAGGAGATGGCCACCCGGGCGGTGCGCCTCTGTTGGAAGGTGGCCGCCACCCTGATGGGGGCGATCGGCATCATCTTCATCTTCGAGCGGGACCCGTTGATCGCCTTCATGGCCCCGGACAGCCCGGAGCTGCTGAAAATCGCTTCCCCCCTCGTCCTGATCTGCGCCGCCGCCCAGCCCTTCTTCGCCACCTGCATCATCCTGAAGACCTCCATGCGCGGCGCCGGCGCCACGAATATCGTGATGCGCTGGTCCTTCGGCAGCATGATCTTCTACCGGATCGGCATGCTCTGGCTGTTCAAGAACGAGCCTTGGTTCGACCTCCGCACCGTCTGGATCGTCTTCTCGCTGGATCTTTTCACCCAAGCTCTCGTCTTCGCCTGGGTCCATTTCCGCGGGAAATGGCTGGACGCGAAGGTGTAG
- the hflX gene encoding GTPase HflX, which translates to MFEVREKPEMVERALLVRLYFDPREEDESEALLEELGELVSTLGIGVVEKLLVRSREMHKKFLCGTGKAAEIAELAKAHECDVLVFDNQLAPSQQREWERAADMTVLDREEVILDIFARRAQTKEARLQVELARMQYALPRLARMWGHLDREGGSGGGVGGGGASRGMGEKQIEVDRRMANVRIDRARRELEDVRKQRATQRKEREKMETPHAAIVGYTNAGKSTLLNKLSGADVMAKDMLFATLDTTTRKIELPDGQPLLITDTVGFVRNLPHRLVEAFKATLEEAVLADFLIHVLDATSPEIERFHETTLKVLGELGAADKRTITALNKIDLVTEPERLAELRRLYPDALHISAANGLGMEALLLKCSEVMADRVRRKKYRIPQSRADLIGVLHRDAKVLSTEYEDNDILVTAVVPASIAGRLEEFGI; encoded by the coding sequence ATGTTTGAAGTCCGCGAGAAACCCGAGATGGTCGAGCGCGCGCTGCTGGTGCGCCTGTATTTCGACCCGCGCGAGGAAGATGAATCCGAGGCCCTGCTGGAAGAGTTGGGCGAGCTGGTCTCCACGCTGGGGATCGGCGTGGTGGAGAAGCTGCTCGTGCGCAGCCGGGAGATGCACAAGAAGTTCCTCTGCGGCACCGGTAAGGCGGCGGAAATCGCGGAACTGGCGAAGGCGCACGAGTGCGATGTTCTCGTCTTCGACAACCAGCTCGCACCCTCCCAGCAACGTGAGTGGGAGCGCGCCGCGGACATGACCGTGCTCGATCGCGAGGAAGTGATTCTCGATATCTTCGCCCGCCGCGCGCAGACGAAGGAAGCCCGCCTGCAGGTGGAGCTGGCCCGCATGCAGTACGCGCTGCCGCGGTTGGCGCGCATGTGGGGTCACCTCGACCGCGAGGGCGGCTCCGGCGGTGGTGTGGGCGGCGGCGGTGCCTCGCGCGGCATGGGTGAAAAGCAGATCGAGGTGGACCGCCGGATGGCGAATGTCCGGATCGACCGCGCCCGCCGCGAACTGGAAGACGTGCGCAAGCAGCGCGCCACACAGCGCAAGGAGCGCGAGAAGATGGAGACGCCGCATGCCGCCATTGTCGGCTACACCAACGCGGGCAAGTCCACTCTGCTCAACAAGCTCAGCGGTGCCGATGTGATGGCGAAGGACATGCTCTTCGCGACGCTGGATACCACCACGCGCAAGATCGAGCTGCCGGACGGCCAGCCGCTCCTCATCACGGACACCGTCGGCTTCGTGCGCAACCTCCCGCACCGTCTGGTGGAAGCCTTCAAGGCGACGCTGGAAGAAGCGGTGCTCGCGGATTTCCTGATCCACGTGCTCGATGCCACCTCACCGGAGATCGAGCGTTTCCATGAGACCACACTCAAGGTGCTGGGCGAACTCGGCGCGGCGGACAAGCGCACCATCACCGCGCTGAACAAGATCGACCTGGTCACCGAACCCGAGCGCCTTGCCGAACTGCGGAGACTTTATCCGGATGCCCTGCACATCTCCGCCGCCAACGGCCTGGGCATGGAGGCGCTGCTGCTCAAATGCTCCGAGGTGATGGCCGACCGCGTGCGCCGGAAAAAATACCGCATCCCGCAAAGCCGTGCCGATCTCATCGGCGTCCTGCACCGCGATGCCAAAGTCCTGTCCACCGAGTACGAAGACAACGACATCCTCGTCACCGCGGTGGTGCCGGCCTCGATCGCGGGGCGGCTGGAGGAGTTCGGGATCTAG
- a CDS encoding lectin-like protein — protein sequence MALSFPSGPVRALTLAALCWPVIAGAAAPQRAPKGVPQNAVWYTGNQGSWFAVIEDPCTWQQAKERCELAGGQLAVAADAKTWEVVSKVVPRFEVWLGATDEAVEGKWVWVDGTPMTWNTWRRNEPDNRGGNEDALVASWTDVPSNADWVKGYICQWKSFDGLMALRFDVAKRGELEVALAFQKEIDHVTAGGLVTLNQDAKPPKVLLQLRRDHIGKCHFADIERARKAAPLADRCNSLLEKIQTKLLKEGMIEHAQQVKMLRASIVRLGA from the coding sequence ATGGCCCTGTCCTTCCCTTCGGGTCCTGTCCGTGCTTTGACCTTGGCCGCGCTTTGTTGGCCGGTGATTGCCGGTGCGGCGGCACCCCAGCGCGCGCCAAAGGGCGTGCCGCAGAACGCCGTGTGGTATACTGGCAACCAAGGTAGCTGGTTCGCAGTGATCGAGGATCCCTGCACATGGCAACAAGCCAAGGAGCGCTGTGAGTTGGCGGGTGGGCAACTCGCAGTTGCCGCGGATGCCAAGACTTGGGAAGTGGTCTCGAAGGTGGTACCCCGATTCGAGGTCTGGCTCGGAGCGACCGATGAAGCGGTGGAAGGCAAGTGGGTCTGGGTGGACGGCACGCCGATGACTTGGAACACGTGGCGGCGCAATGAACCGGATAATCGCGGTGGAAATGAGGATGCGCTTGTCGCATCGTGGACTGATGTGCCCTCTAACGCCGACTGGGTAAAAGGCTACATCTGTCAGTGGAAGTCCTTCGACGGGCTGATGGCGCTACGCTTCGATGTCGCGAAGCGTGGGGAGTTGGAGGTGGCTCTGGCCTTCCAGAAGGAGATCGATCACGTCACGGCGGGTGGGCTTGTCACGCTGAATCAGGATGCCAAGCCGCCCAAGGTATTGCTGCAACTCCGGCGGGATCACATCGGGAAGTGCCATTTCGCGGACATCGAGCGCGCCCGGAAGGCCGCGCCGCTGGCAGATCGTTGCAATTCCCTGCTCGAAAAGATCCAGACAAAGTTGCTGAAGGAGGGGATGATCGAGCACGCGCAGCAGGTCAAAATGCTGCGGGCATCGATCGTCAGGCTGGGGGCTTGA
- a CDS encoding RrF2 family transcriptional regulator, whose product MRISQKLDYACRAMAQLAKRFDGRTITRLEELAQREAVSANFLVQILNDLRRAGLVESRRGKSGGYLLARKPDAINLREIVEAVEPTLLSFSMKTEGDSGISVRAAWEKVANELKQNLANVTLVQLSEKSEAPMFYI is encoded by the coding sequence ATGCGAATTTCCCAAAAGCTCGACTACGCTTGCCGGGCGATGGCCCAGTTGGCGAAGCGGTTCGACGGGCGAACTATAACACGTCTGGAGGAACTAGCGCAACGCGAAGCCGTGTCCGCGAACTTCCTAGTCCAGATCCTCAACGACTTGCGTCGTGCAGGGCTGGTGGAAAGCCGACGCGGGAAGAGCGGCGGCTACCTCCTCGCCCGCAAGCCGGACGCCATCAACCTGCGGGAAATCGTCGAAGCTGTGGAGCCCACCCTGCTCTCCTTTTCGATGAAAACCGAGGGCGACAGCGGGATTTCGGTCCGCGCCGCGTGGGAAAAGGTGGCGAACGAACTGAAGCAGAATCTCGCGAACGTGACCCTCGTCCAGCTTTCCGAAAAGTCGGAGGCCCCGATGTTCTACATCTAG
- the cysE gene encoding serine O-acetyltransferase: protein MEAKQHTRDGGGSAKVVRLCQSAENDVESVWQWIVDDATEVAKREPNLRSLLKEVIFDQSCLGAALGVRLARKLAREDMTREELAPLLGGILRGDDHLVAAVARDLRAIVDRDPACDSPLHPLLFFKGFMAISTYRISHHLWQHGRKELALYFQSLASEVFAVDIHPAARIGCGILLDHATSFVVGETAIIEDNVSILHEVTLGGTGKETGDRHPIVRSGVLLGAGAKILGRVEIGEGAKVGAGSVVLTDVTPHTTVAGVPAVVVGVSREDAPALEMDQQLACRLNYSI, encoded by the coding sequence ATGGAGGCAAAGCAGCATACCCGGGATGGGGGAGGAAGCGCGAAGGTAGTTCGCCTCTGTCAGTCGGCCGAAAACGACGTCGAAAGCGTTTGGCAATGGATCGTGGACGACGCGACGGAAGTGGCGAAACGTGAGCCGAATCTGCGCTCGCTTCTGAAGGAGGTCATCTTCGATCAATCCTGTCTCGGCGCGGCCTTGGGCGTGCGTCTCGCCCGGAAATTGGCGCGGGAAGACATGACCCGCGAGGAGCTGGCGCCGCTGTTGGGGGGGATTCTCCGCGGCGATGACCACCTGGTGGCTGCCGTGGCACGGGATCTCCGCGCGATCGTGGATCGCGACCCGGCCTGCGATTCCCCGCTCCACCCGCTGCTCTTCTTCAAGGGCTTCATGGCGATTTCGACCTACCGGATCTCGCATCACCTCTGGCAGCACGGGCGGAAGGAGCTCGCGCTTTATTTCCAGAGCTTGGCCAGCGAGGTCTTCGCGGTGGACATCCATCCGGCGGCCCGGATCGGCTGCGGCATCCTGCTCGACCACGCGACCAGCTTCGTGGTGGGGGAAACCGCGATCATCGAGGACAATGTCTCGATCCTCCACGAGGTCACGCTCGGCGGCACCGGTAAGGAAACCGGCGACCGTCACCCGATCGTGCGCTCCGGCGTGCTGTTAGGAGCGGGGGCGAAGATTCTCGGTCGCGTCGAGATCGGCGAGGGTGCCAAGGTTGGTGCCGGTAGCGTGGTGCTCACGGATGTCACCCCGCACACCACCGTCGCCGGGGTTCCGGCCGTGGTCGTCGGCGTGAGCCGGGAGGATGCGCCCGCGCTGGAGATGGACCAGCAGCTGGCCTGCAGGCTGAACTACAGCATTTGA
- a CDS encoding patatin-like phospholipase family protein, protein MNLKLPSSSCLFSCALSVWVFAGCKHWPPQRVDVVSRVWQTETPDAVREDFEFPENTIPSIKAKLAKRNPEFGIAISGGGTRSGSAGLGQLRALDRNGLLSQAKYLSVVSGGGWVSIPYAFLPSKYSDRDFFADYIPPETLNWQKIVEGPGQRGNTIPFEKLMAGHGMDFTTALPIKSKEGYAQMVNRSFLPAYELGGHEHFFAFDAPSVAKYAARSRSKYSRKNPEGEHVSNGDFYYVEKSRPYLIVCGGIKERVRMPFRDMPVMPFEMTPCYTGVPSFYRGSLPFEESVGGGYVDSFGYTSTGPILRANDGKGNLEVSSRLGSWTWLLHPSTSPRFALSDMMAISSAAPTVLETVGAFSWSFPDYSHWPAGDPQKKHTGSYLHTDGGATDNLGVAALVSRDVTKIVAFVNTPHQYKTWEEDSDWSCMDDIARLFGESPTDGARNGEIAAIFSNQPRGGETPLMRIRRDLDRALAKGDPLASCQDVETIANPHWRIKGGSKVRIYWMLLGPQFQKGQMQSRWFASLHPSSKEKFLAWKFPKFPNFPTRKVALGMERVVLLSQFASWATETEAPGIRSKLGLR, encoded by the coding sequence GTGAACCTGAAGCTCCCCTCTTCCTCCTGTCTCTTCAGTTGTGCCTTATCCGTCTGGGTGTTTGCCGGCTGCAAGCACTGGCCTCCCCAAAGAGTCGATGTCGTGTCGAGAGTATGGCAAACCGAGACACCGGATGCAGTCCGAGAGGATTTCGAGTTCCCCGAGAATACCATACCCTCGATCAAAGCCAAACTGGCGAAACGGAATCCCGAGTTCGGGATCGCCATCTCGGGTGGCGGTACCCGGTCCGGTTCAGCAGGCTTGGGCCAATTGCGTGCTCTTGATCGGAACGGCTTGCTCTCGCAGGCTAAATATTTGTCGGTGGTTTCGGGAGGCGGATGGGTCTCGATTCCGTATGCCTTCTTGCCCTCGAAGTACAGCGATCGGGACTTCTTTGCGGATTACATACCGCCGGAGACACTGAATTGGCAGAAGATTGTCGAGGGTCCCGGGCAACGTGGTAATACCATCCCGTTCGAGAAGTTGATGGCTGGTCACGGGATGGACTTCACCACGGCATTGCCGATCAAGAGTAAGGAGGGGTATGCGCAAATGGTGAACCGCTCTTTCTTGCCAGCCTATGAGCTTGGAGGGCATGAGCACTTCTTCGCGTTTGATGCGCCCAGCGTCGCGAAGTATGCCGCAAGATCACGGTCCAAATATTCTAGGAAGAATCCCGAGGGGGAGCATGTCTCAAACGGGGATTTTTATTATGTGGAGAAATCGCGCCCTTATCTGATCGTTTGCGGGGGGATCAAAGAAAGGGTTCGCATGCCCTTCCGGGATATGCCCGTGATGCCCTTCGAGATGACTCCCTGCTACACCGGGGTTCCTTCATTTTATCGCGGTAGCTTGCCCTTTGAAGAGTCTGTGGGCGGAGGCTATGTCGATAGCTTCGGCTACACGTCCACCGGACCGATCCTGCGTGCGAACGATGGGAAAGGAAACTTGGAGGTGAGCTCCCGGCTCGGGTCGTGGACATGGCTTCTGCATCCGAGCACGTCTCCGAGGTTCGCCCTGAGCGACATGATGGCAATCTCCAGTGCCGCACCGACAGTTCTTGAAACCGTGGGTGCGTTCAGTTGGAGCTTTCCCGACTACTCGCATTGGCCTGCGGGAGATCCGCAGAAGAAACATACCGGGAGCTATCTGCATACCGATGGCGGCGCCACGGACAACTTGGGGGTCGCCGCTCTGGTGTCGCGGGATGTGACGAAGATTGTCGCTTTTGTGAACACGCCTCACCAATACAAGACTTGGGAGGAGGATTCAGATTGGTCATGCATGGATGATATCGCCCGCCTCTTCGGGGAATCTCCGACGGATGGTGCCCGGAATGGGGAGATTGCGGCGATTTTCAGCAATCAACCGCGGGGAGGAGAGACACCTTTGATGAGAATCCGCAGGGACCTCGACCGTGCTTTGGCGAAGGGGGATCCCCTCGCTTCATGTCAGGATGTCGAGACAATCGCGAATCCGCATTGGAGAATCAAAGGAGGATCGAAGGTGCGGATCTACTGGATGCTCTTGGGACCCCAGTTTCAGAAAGGACAGATGCAGTCCCGATGGTTTGCCTCCTTGCATCCAAGCTCGAAAGAAAAGTTCCTGGCTTGGAAGTTTCCCAAGTTTCCTAACTTTCCCACGCGGAAGGTCGCATTGGGGATGGAACGGGTTGTCTTGCTTTCACAGTTTGCTTCGTGGGCTACGGAAACCGAGGCTCCCGGAATCCGTAGCAAATTGGGTCTGCGGTGA
- a CDS encoding response regulator transcription factor, whose amino-acid sequence MKTILIIEDEPEMRRNLATILRLEKYNPLTAENGREGLEMAMKETPDLILCDVMMPELDGYGVLRELRATSATEATPFIFLTARGEKPDVRAGMNLGADDYLTKPVAKSDLLSAIRTRIERARQTAVPEFKPDFTSPLPLEKELGLTPRVAESLLWLAQGKTNGDIATILGISEATVKKHVLDIFEKLGVETRTAACLRALEVLSGGD is encoded by the coding sequence ATGAAGACCATCCTGATCATCGAAGACGAGCCGGAGATGCGCCGCAATCTTGCGACCATCCTGCGCTTGGAAAAATACAACCCGCTCACCGCGGAGAATGGCCGGGAGGGATTGGAGATGGCCATGAAGGAGACGCCCGATCTGATCCTCTGCGACGTGATGATGCCGGAGCTGGATGGCTACGGCGTCTTGCGCGAGCTCCGCGCCACTTCCGCCACCGAGGCCACGCCCTTCATCTTCCTCACCGCCCGCGGTGAGAAGCCGGACGTGCGCGCCGGCATGAATCTGGGGGCCGACGACTATCTCACCAAGCCGGTAGCGAAGAGCGACTTGCTCTCCGCGATCCGCACCCGCATCGAGCGCGCCCGCCAGACCGCGGTGCCAGAGTTCAAGCCTGACTTCACTTCGCCTCTGCCGCTGGAGAAAGAGCTCGGCCTGACCCCGCGCGTGGCGGAGTCCCTGCTCTGGCTCGCCCAAGGCAAGACCAACGGCGACATCGCCACCATCCTCGGCATCAGCGAGGCGACGGTGAAGAAGCACGTGCTCGATATCTTCGAGAAGCTCGGCGTGGAGACGCGCACGGCGGCCTGCCTGAGGGCGCTGGAGGTGCTCAGCGGCGGGGATTGA
- a CDS encoding PAS domain S-box protein, producing MAIAAGPSTPPATGAGGLRALFEHSADAMFLLDPVEAAILACNPSAAALCGFAGPDDLAGMPFTDLAPELQADGQHSRVALAKAFQQAMANGSHRLEWQCRGSEGGTSYQDIVISAVPSDGGTQLLLSARDITERKLIENRLRLSETRWRRVFEQSPISLQIFAPDGTAREVNQAFKDLFQLDMEDLQGFSILSDQQLAEAGFSLLVERAFEGHVATIPPIPFELRALPNQAPRGKRWIGSTMFPVLDSQGRVIEVVCVHRDDTARAEAEAKFRVLNQSLEDRIAEATAELRASEERFKRLFEFSPLGIGLVNEEGKFQQVNSAFAEMLGYTQEELSALTYWDITPVQHFAGQQTFIDKLKETGRFGPFEKEYICKDGSRIPVMLNGMRVVSSTGEVQIWGIAEDITLRKQAERALLDSEEKFKALFEFSPLGMARVSWEGDFLQVNESFARMVGRSVDEVHTLSYWDVTPIKYEEQEKEILRIVKEQGTFGPFEKEYIHSDGHLVPIVLSGMLFRSSDGEEQLWGIAVDTTERTRAESALRESERKFRTLFETSSQGVMLHENEFFSEVNPAAARIFGREPQEIIGLHPADFSPEFQPDGESSESASKRHMQKCMEHGSTTFEWSQLHAQGHEVLMEVTLTQIPDKEKSRMQAVVSDISERRRAETEMKRALERERELNQLKSNFVSTVSHEFRTPLGIIQSSAEILDDYLDRLDPEERREQLQSIIKNSRRMAGLMEDVLLLGRLDAGRMQFIPGPLDLAALCRRLVDEVNSVSAARCAIEFSTAGLPPEVEADEKLLRHVLLNLLNNAVKYSEPGQTVVFGATCTGNAISFLVRDHGIGIPADEQGHLFDAFQRGSNVGQRPGTGLGLVIVKQSVELHGGTIDLVSAVGSGTTALVTIPLHSDLQTP from the coding sequence ATGGCAATTGCAGCAGGCCCCAGCACCCCACCCGCCACGGGTGCCGGCGGGCTGCGTGCCCTCTTCGAGCACAGCGCGGATGCGATGTTCCTGCTGGATCCGGTGGAGGCCGCGATTCTCGCCTGCAATCCCTCAGCGGCTGCCCTTTGCGGATTCGCAGGCCCCGATGATCTGGCTGGCATGCCCTTCACCGATCTGGCTCCGGAGCTACAGGCGGACGGCCAGCACTCGCGGGTGGCACTGGCAAAAGCCTTTCAGCAAGCGATGGCGAACGGCAGCCACCGTCTGGAGTGGCAATGCCGCGGCAGCGAGGGCGGGACCTCCTATCAGGACATCGTGATCTCCGCGGTCCCGAGTGATGGCGGCACGCAACTCCTGCTAAGTGCCCGCGATATCACCGAGCGCAAGTTGATCGAGAACCGGCTGCGCCTCTCCGAAACCCGCTGGCGCCGGGTCTTCGAGCAATCTCCCATCAGCCTTCAGATCTTCGCCCCGGACGGCACGGCGCGCGAGGTGAACCAAGCTTTCAAGGATCTCTTCCAGCTCGATATGGAAGACCTGCAAGGCTTCAGCATCCTCAGCGACCAGCAACTCGCCGAGGCCGGCTTCTCACTGCTGGTCGAGCGGGCCTTCGAAGGCCACGTGGCCACGATCCCGCCGATCCCCTTCGAGCTGCGAGCCCTGCCGAATCAGGCTCCGCGGGGCAAGCGCTGGATCGGCTCGACCATGTTCCCGGTGCTGGACTCGCAGGGCAGGGTCATCGAGGTGGTCTGCGTCCACCGCGACGACACCGCCCGCGCGGAGGCGGAGGCGAAGTTCCGGGTGCTCAATCAATCGCTGGAGGACCGGATCGCCGAGGCGACCGCAGAGCTACGGGCCTCCGAGGAGCGGTTCAAGCGGCTCTTCGAATTCTCCCCGCTCGGCATCGGCCTGGTGAACGAGGAAGGCAAATTCCAACAGGTCAACTCCGCCTTCGCCGAAATGCTGGGCTACACGCAGGAGGAACTCAGCGCGCTGACCTATTGGGACATCACGCCGGTCCAGCATTTCGCCGGTCAGCAGACCTTCATCGATAAGCTGAAGGAGACCGGACGCTTCGGTCCCTTCGAGAAGGAATACATCTGCAAGGACGGCTCCCGGATCCCGGTCATGTTGAATGGCATGCGGGTCGTCTCCTCGACCGGCGAGGTGCAGATCTGGGGCATCGCGGAGGACATCACGCTGCGCAAGCAGGCCGAACGCGCCCTTCTGGACTCGGAAGAGAAGTTCAAGGCACTCTTCGAATTCTCGCCGCTGGGCATGGCCCGCGTGAGCTGGGAGGGCGACTTTCTGCAGGTGAACGAATCCTTCGCGCGGATGGTCGGTCGCAGCGTGGATGAGGTCCACACCCTCTCCTACTGGGACGTCACGCCGATCAAATACGAGGAGCAGGAGAAAGAGATCCTGCGGATCGTGAAGGAGCAAGGCACCTTCGGACCTTTCGAGAAGGAGTACATCCATAGCGACGGGCATCTCGTCCCGATCGTCCTGAGCGGCATGCTCTTCCGCAGCTCGGACGGCGAGGAGCAGCTCTGGGGCATCGCCGTGGATACGACCGAGCGCACCCGTGCGGAGAGCGCGCTGCGCGAATCCGAGCGGAAGTTCCGCACGCTCTTCGAGACCTCCAGCCAAGGGGTGATGCTGCATGAGAACGAGTTCTTCTCGGAAGTGAATCCTGCCGCCGCGAGGATCTTCGGCCGCGAACCGCAGGAGATCATCGGCCTGCATCCGGCGGACTTTTCCCCCGAATTCCAGCCGGATGGAGAATCCTCCGAATCCGCCTCGAAGCGCCACATGCAGAAGTGCATGGAGCATGGCAGCACCACCTTCGAGTGGAGCCAGCTCCACGCGCAGGGCCACGAGGTGCTGATGGAAGTCACGCTCACGCAGATCCCGGACAAGGAGAAGAGCCGCATGCAAGCCGTGGTGAGCGACATCTCCGAACGCCGCCGTGCCGAAACGGAAATGAAGCGCGCGCTCGAACGGGAGCGCGAGCTGAACCAGCTCAAGAGCAACTTCGTCTCCACCGTCTCGCACGAATTCCGCACCCCGCTCGGCATCATCCAGTCCTCCGCGGAGATCCTCGATGATTACCTCGACCGGCTCGACCCGGAAGAGCGCCGCGAGCAGCTACAATCGATCATCAAGAACTCGCGACGCATGGCCGGGCTGATGGAGGACGTGCTCCTGCTAGGTCGTCTCGATGCGGGCCGTATGCAGTTCATCCCCGGCCCGCTCGACCTCGCCGCGCTCTGCCGCCGCCTGGTGGATGAGGTGAACTCGGTCTCCGCCGCCCGCTGCGCGATCGAGTTCTCCACCGCCGGCCTGCCTCCCGAGGTGGAGGCGGACGAGAAGCTGCTGCGCCATGTGCTGCTGAATCTGCTCAACAACGCGGTGAAGTATTCCGAGCCGGGCCAGACGGTGGTCTTCGGTGCGACCTGCACCGGCAATGCCATCAGCTTCCTGGTGCGCGACCACGGCATCGGCATTCCCGCCGACGAACAAGGACATCTGTTCGACGCCTTCCAGCGCGGCTCGAATGTCGGCCAACGCCCCGGCACCGGCCTCGGGCTGGTGATCGTGAAACAGAGCGTGGAGCTGCATGGCGGCACCATCGATCTGGTCAGCGCGGTCGGCAGCGGCACCACCGCCCTCGTTACCATTCCCCTCCACAGCGATCTCCAGACGCCATGA